A window of the Tripterygium wilfordii isolate XIE 37 chromosome 12, ASM1340144v1, whole genome shotgun sequence genome harbors these coding sequences:
- the LOC120011571 gene encoding protein CHROMATIN REMODELING 8, whose protein sequence is MEEEEDRALLTSLGITSANPDDIERDVLAEAENNSGNTNDVGGNVKEEAFGVVDGVDSSSSHHLKLYNKLKAVEFEINAVASTVDHGEDNAEDGNNNTDQGDGEDDKSGIQASPNGLSLHHALAADRLRSLKHTKAQLEKELSDFCNGDTSKGIKPEKLLQSIVREERRPKRKSKEVQKQGNNQEKRHKRVSYDVDIDFGVVLGAASAGFVETERDELIRKGILTPFHKLKGFERRLQQPEPGPSNGYNVTKEDNESDDVASDIIDRTVQSMADAALARPATKLLDPKALPKQDAPTFPFHRLKTPLKIPESEVQKSKGSKGKERRPLPDKKWRKRISQEESYLEEIEGAIDNLATSSCEEEKQEAGEDADEEETNFVTLEGGLKIPETIFGRLFDYQKVGVQWLWELHCQKAGGIIGDEMGLGKTIQVISFLGALHFSNMYKPSIVVCPVTLLRQWRREARKWYPDFHVEILHDSAQEPSYKKKLAKAYESDASVDSDFEGNVSLKNTKRWDSLVNRVLKLKSGLLITTYEQLRLLGEKMRDIEWGYAVLDEGHRIRNPNAEITLVCKQLQTVHRIIMTGAPIQNKLSELWSLFDFVFPGKLGVLPVFEAEFAVPISVGGYANASPLQVSTAYRCAVVLRDLIMPYLLRRMKADVSAYLPKKTEHVLFCSLTPEQRSVYRAFLASSDVEQILGGNKNSLYGIDVMRKICNHPDLLEREHSCHNPDYGNPERSGKMKVVAQVLKVWKEQGHRVLLFSQTQQMLDILENFLIACGYNYRRMDGLTSVKQRMPLIDEFNNSDEVYVFLLTTKVGGLGTNLTGANRVIIYDPDWNPSNDMQARERAWRIGQKRDVTVYRLITRGTIEEKVYHRQIYKHFLTNKILKNPQQRRFFKSRDMKDLFTLNDDGENGSTETSNIFGQLSQEVNVVGAQTEKYEKKKRGKAAAHHTDSAAGENGTNTETGTSRRKGEERAERSDGERDEETNILRSLFDAQGIHSAMNHDVIINAHEEEKMRLEEEASQVAQRAAEALRLSRMLRSRDSISVPTWTGKSGTAGAPSSVRRKFGSSVNSQSIKSSSIASVDKTSNSKSFAAGASAGKALSSAELLARIRGNEERAVGAAIEHQFGLASSPPHRARSLDSGTSASSHNSTSVQPEVLIRQICTFIQQRGGSTDSASIVQHFKDRIPSKDLPLFKNLLKELATLEKDPNGSRWVLKPEYLQQ, encoded by the exons atggaagaggaggaggatagAGCCCTGCTGACTAGTTTGGGTATCACTTCAGCGAATCCTGATGATATTGAACGTGACGTATTAGCAGAG GCTGAAAACAATTCTGGGAACACCAATGACGTAGGAGGGAACGTGAAAGAGGAGGCTTTTGGTGTTGTGGATGGTGTTGATTCATCATCTTCCCACCATTTGAAGCTGTACAATAAATTGAAGGCCGTAGAATTCGAAATAAATGCTGTCGCATCCACTGTGGATCATGGTGAAGACAATGCTGAGGATGGAAATAATAATACGGACCAAGGAGATGGAGAGGATGATAAAAGTGGCATTCAGGCTTCTCCTAATGGTTTATCCCTTCACCATGCCCTTGCTGCTGATCGACTAAGAAGCCTTAAGCACACTAAAGCTCAACTTGAGAAAGAACTTTCAGATTTTTGTAATGGTGATACTTCCAAGGGTATCAAACCTGAAAAATTGTTACAAAGTATAGTGAGGGAAGAACGTAGGCCGAAGAGAAAGTCAAAAGAAGTTCAGAAACAAGGGAATAATCAGGAAAAACGACATAAACGAGTTTCATATGACGTTGATATTGACTTTGGTGTGGTGTTGGGAGCTGCTTCTGCTGGGTTTGTTGAAACA GAAAGGGATGAATTGATTCGTAAAGGAATTTTAACTCCGTTTCATAAGCTCAAGGGCTTTGAGCGTCGTCTTCAACAACCAGAACCAGGACCATCTAATGGGTACAATGTCACCAAGGAAGACAATGAGAGTGACGATGTTGCTTCTGATATTATCGATAGGACTGTTCAGTCAATGGCAGATGCTGCATTGGCACGGCCCGCAACTAAGTTGCTGGATCCAAAAGCTCTGCCAAAGCAAGATGCACCAACTTTTCCTTTTCACAGACTAAAGACCCCGTTGAAAATTCCCGAAAGTGAGGTGCAGAAAAGCAAAGgttcaaaaggaaaagagagacgGCCTTTGCCTGACAAGAAATGGAGAAAGCGAATTTCTCAGGAGGAAAGCTATTTGGAAGAAATTG AAGGTGCAATAGACAACTTGGCAACTTCCAGTTgtgaagaagaaaagcaagaggCTGGTGAAGATGCAGATGAAGAGGAAACTAATTTTGTAACTCTTGAAGGCGGCTTAAAAATCCCAGAGACCATTTTTGGTAGACTTTTTGACTATCAAAAGGTGGGAGTGCAGTGGTTGTGGGAACTACATTGCCAAAAAGCAGGTGGAATAATTGGAGATGAGATGGGTCTTGGTAAAACTATCCAGGTTATATCTTTTCTTGGAGCATTACATTTCAGTAATATGTACAAACCAAGCATTGTTGTCTGTCCTGTTACACTCTTAAGACAATGGAGAAGGGAAGCTCGCAAGTGGTACCCAGACTTTCATGTGGAGATATTGCATGATTCTGCTCAGGAACCATCCTATAAGAAGAAACTTGCCAAAGCTTATGAAAGTGACGCTTCAGTCGACAGTGATTTTGAAGGAAATGTGtctttgaaaaacactaaaagATGGGATTCCTTGGTAAATcgagttttaaaattaaaatctgGATTGCTTATTACTACATATGAGCAACTCCGGCTACTGGGGGAGAAAATGCGTGACATTGAATGGGGTTATGCTGTGTTGGATGAAGGACACCGGATTCGAAATCCAAATGCTGAAATTACTCTGGTTTGCAAACAGCTACAGACTGTCCACCGTATAATAATGACTGGTGCACCAATTCAAAACAAGCTAAGTGAACTGTggtctttgtttgattttgtcTTCCCTGGAAAATTGGGAGTCTTGCCTGTATTTGAGGCAGAGTTTGCTGTTCCCATTTCTGTTGGTGGTTATGCCAATGCTTCGCCTCTACAAGTATCTACAGCTTACAG GTGTGCTGTGGTCCTACGTGACTTGATCATGCCTTATTTACTCCGGCGTATGAAGGCTGATGTTAGTGCCTACCTGCCCAAAAAAACTGAGCATGTCCTCTTCTGCAGCCTCACTCCAGAGCAACGATCTGTGTACAGAGCGTTTCTTGCTAGCTCTGACGTGGAACAGATACTAGGTGGAAATAAAAACTCCCTCTATGGAATAGATGTAATGCGTAAGATATGCAACCACCCTGATTTGCTTGAGAGAGAACATTCATGCCACAATCCAGACTATGGGAATCCTGAACGTAGTGGCAAAATGAAAGTGGTTGCTCAAGTGCTTAAGGTTTGGAAGGAGCAGGGTCATCGTGTGCTGCTTTTTTCACAAACTCAACAGATGCTTGATATtcttgagaattttttgatCGCTTGTGGTTATAACTACCGCAGAATGGATGGCCTTACTTCTGTAAAACAGAGAATGCCCTTAATAGATGAATTCAATAACTCAGATGAAGTGTATGTTTTCCTTTTAACCACAAAGGTTGGTGGTTTAGGTACCAATCTAACCGGTGCGAACAGGGTGATCATTTACGATCCTGATTGGAACCCATCAAATGACATGCAG GCAAGGGAGCGTGCTTGGCGTATAGGTCAGAAAAGGGATGTTACTGTATATAGGTTGATTACTCGCGGAACTATTGAGGAGAAGGTTTACCATCGccagatttataagcattttctCACGAATAAGATTTTGAAGAACCCGCAGCAGAGAAGGTTCTTTAAATCTCGGGATATGAAGGATCTTTTCACTTTGAACGATGATGGAGAGAATGGATCAACTGAAACATCTAATATTTTTGGTCAGTTGTCTCAAGAAGTTAATGTGGTTGGGGCTCAGACGGAGAAATATGAAAAGAAGAAACGTGGCAAAGCTGCTGCACATCATACTGATTCTGCTGCAGGTGAGAATGGGACCAACACAGAGACTGGAACCTCCAGGAGGAAAGGCGAGGAAAGGGCTGAGCGCAGTGATGGTGAAAGAGATGAAGAAACAAATATTTTGCGGAGCCTTTTTGATGCCCAGGGCATACAT aGTGCGATGAACCATGATGTCATTATAAATGCTcacgaagaagaaaaaatgaggCTTGAGGAGGAAGcttctcaagttgcacaaagaGCAGCAGAAGCACTACGCCTTTCACGAATGCTTCGTAGTCGTGACAGTATATCAGTCCCAACATGGACTGGGAAATCAGGAACAGCTGGTGCACCATCTTCAGTTCGCCGAAAATTTGGTTCATCGGTGAACTCTCAGTCGATCAAGTCATCGTCAATAGCATCTGTTGATAAGACAAGCAATTCAAAAAGCTTTGCGGCTGGAGCATCCGCTGGGAAGGCATTGTCCTCGGCTGAACTACTGGCTAGAATCCGAGGAAACGAGGAGAGAGCTGTTGGTGCTGCAATAGAGCATCAGTTTGGCTTGGCTTCAAGTCCTCCTCACAGAGCAAGATCTTTAGATTCTGGGACTTCTGCTTCATCTCACAATTCAACTAGTGTGCAGCCTGAAGTGTTGATTCGTCAGATCTGTACATTCATACAACAAAGAGGAGGAAGCACAGATTCTGCCAGCATAGTGCAGCACTTCAAGGACAGAATACCCTCCAAAGATTTGCCCTTATTTAAGAATCTTTTGAAGGAACTTGCTACACTGGAGAAAGACCCAAATGGATCGCGATGGGTTCTAAAGCCAGAGTATCTACAGCAGTAA